The DNA sequence TCGACCGTGTGGCGTCCGCTCAGGTCCGGGGCACGATCCCCAGGTGCGCGAGCTGGGTGCGGGCGCTCTGGCCGGCCGCCGACTCCAGCGCGGGGTCGACGTCTCCGTAGACCCGCCGGACGACGTCCTCGGGGGTCCGGGCGCCGGCGGCCACGGCGGCCCGGACCTCGGCCAGCCGGGCGTTGCGGTGGGTGCGGATGTTCTCCAGCGCCGCGGCCGGCTCGTCCACGTGGGGACCGTGGCCGGGAGCGATGGAGCTGACCTCCCTGCGGGCGAGGGCGAGGAGCCGGTCGAGTGTGGCGAGGTAGGCGGTGACGTCGCCGTCCGGCCACGCGAGGACCGTGCTGCCCCGTCCCAGGACGGTGTCCCCGGTGAGGAGCAGGCCGTCGGCGGGGAGCAGCAGGCACACCGAGTCGGCCGTGTGTCCGGGCGTGGTGAGCACCGTCAGGCTCAGCGCACCGGCGGCCAGCCGCTCGCCGTCGGCGAACGGCTCGCCCCGCCCGGCCCCGCGGACCGGGGCACCGGTGCGCTCGGCGAGCGCGTCGGCCCCGGCCGTGTGGTCCCGGTGGTGGTGGGTGAGCACGACGAGGGCGACCCGTCCGCCGTCGGCGGTGGCGACCTCGAGCACCCGCTCCAGGTGACCGGCGTCGTCCGGGCCGGGGTCGACGACGACGACGTCGGTGCCCTCGCGCAGGACGTACGTGTTCGTGCCGTCCAGGGTCATCGGGCCGGGGTTGGGGGCGAGCACACGGGTGGCCCGCTCGCTGACCTGCCGCACCGTCGTGGCGTCCATGGTCCGGAGCATACGGCGCAGGGCACGGCCGGGAGCGGGACTCGGGTCCGGCCGCGGACGTGCCCCGGCCGACGGGACGGCAGGCGGCGGGCGGCGGGGCGGACCGGGCCGGGTCAGTCGACCCGTACCCGCACGCCGTGCCAGCCCGTCGCGCCGTCGGGCAGGACCGGGCGGGTCTGTCCCGTCTGGACCTCGCCGTCCTGGTCGGTGGCCCGCACCTCGAGGAGGTGCTCGCCCGCACCCGCCCGCCACCGGTAGACCCACTGCCGCCAGGTGTCGACGTCGAGCTCCCCCGCCAGCTCGGCGTCCTCCCACGCCCCGCCGTCGACACGGACCTCGACCCGCGCGATCCCCGTGTGCTGCGCCCACGCGACGCCGGCGACCGCGATCTCGCCCGTCGCGAGCGAGGCCCCGGACCGCGGCACGTCGATGCGGGAGGAGATCTTCACCGGCCCCCGCTCGGACCACCCGCGGTCGGTCCAGTACGCGGTCTGGTCCGCGAAGCGGGTGACCTCGAGCTCGCTCACCCACTTCGTCGCCGAGACGTACCCGTAGAGACCGGGTACGACCAGGCGCACGGGGTACCCGTGCTCGGGCGGCAGGGGCTCGCCGTTCATGGCGACGGCGAGGAGGGCGTCGCGCCCGTCGGTGAGGACCTCCAGCGGGGTCGAGGCTGAGAAGCCGTCGACGCTGCGGGACAGGACCATGTCCGCCCCCGCGGTCGGGCGGGCGCGGGCGAGGACCTCGCGCACGGGGACACCGACCCAGGCCGCGTTGCCGATGAGCGGCCCCCCGACCTCGTTGGAGACGCAGCACAACGTCACCCACGCCTCGGTCAGCGACTCGGCGAGGAGGTCCTCGTAGGTCAGGACGACCTCCTCCTCGACCATGCCGTGCACCCGCAGCTGCCAGGTGGTCGCATCGACCCGCGGGACGATGAACGCGGTGTCGATGCGGTAGAAGTCGTCGTTGGGCGTCACGAGCGGCGTCAGCCCGGCGACGGCGAGCTCGGCGCCGGCGGGGACCGGCGGGGCGGGGACGTCCGGCTCGGGCAGGGCGACGGCGGGCGGCGCGGGCCGTGCGGTCGAGCGGGCGACGGCAGCCGCCGCCACCGCGACCCCGGCGAGGAGCCCGGCACCGATGAGGAGGGTGCGCCGGGCCGGGTCCGGGCGCGTGACGGGCTGTCCAGCGGCGGGCCCGACGGGCGAGGCCGGCGTCGAGCCGTCGTGCGCGGTGCCGTCGCGGCCCGGCGCGCCCCGCTGGGCGAGCCCGGCGTCCCGCGGCGTCAGCGCGGCGTCCCGCGGGGTCAGCGCGGGCAGCGCGAGCACGCCGACGACCGTGGCGGCCAGGACGGGCCACACCGCCGGCGCCCCGCCGTCGGGACGTGACACCGTCGCCAGGGCTGCGACGGCGCCCAGCACCGCCACCAGCGCGCCCCCGGCAAGACGCCGGCGACGCTCCTCGGTCCCGGCGACGGTGGCCAGCGCCGTGACGACGACGGCGATCCCGGCGCCGAGGGCGACCTTGTCCGACGTCCCGAACCAGGCGATGGCGAGGTCCTTGAGCCAGCCCGGCGTGAGGTCGATGAACGCCTCGGCGACCGCCTCGACCGGGCCGGGGCCCGTGCCCGCCAGCGCGGCGAGGACCTCGGCGAGAGCGATGGTGACGCCGGTGACGGCGATCCCGAGGAGCGCCGCCGCGCCGCGGCCGGTCATGCAGGCAGCCTACCGGGGTGGCCACGAACCCGGTGGGGGCGAGGCGCGACCGGGGAACCGCGACGCTCCCGCGCGACGGCAGAGCTCAGCCGGACGGGGCCCGCTCGGCGTCGTGCATCCGCGGGTCGGCGTACTGCAGGACCAGCCACGGGCTGAAGGCCCACGGTGCGGAGGAGACGGCGAGCGCGAGGTCCGCCCGAGCCACCCAGCGGTACTCAGCCACCTCGCCCGGCGCGGGACGGGGCACGCCGGCCGCGGTCGCGGTGAACACCGGGCAGACCTCGTTCTCGACGACGCCCGAGGCGTCGACGGCCCGGTAGCGGAAGTCCGGCAGGACGGGCCGGACGTCGGCGACCTCGAGGCCGAGCTCGTCACGCCCGCGGCGGTGGACGGCGTCGACGATGTCCTCCCCCGGGCCGGGGTGCCCGCAGAAGGAGTTGGTCCAGACTCCGGGCCAGGTCCGCTTGGTCAGGGCCCGCCGCGTGACGAGCACGCGGCCGGCGCGATCGACGACGTGGCAGGAGAACGCCAGGTGCAGCGGGGTGTCGGTGGTGTGGACCGTGGCCTTGTCCGCCGCCCCGACGGGGCGACCCTCGTCGTCCAGCAGCACCACCAGCTCGCCGTCGCCGCTCGCCTCCGGCACGCGGGCCACCGTCCTCTCGTGCGCCCGCGGGCGGGGCGCTCGTCCCCGCGATCCTACGGCGGCCCCCCGCCCGCCCCGCCACAGGTCCACCATGGGAGGGACGGCGGTCTGGAGGCCCGGTGACCGATGCTGACGGCACGTCCGGCGCGTCCTCGAAGCAGCAACGACGACCTCGCCCTCGTCATGGGGATGAACCGGCTGCGCCGGGGCCACGTCGACCTCGACGCGGGCGTCGAGCCGGACCTCATCACCGGGACGACCGAGGACCCTGCCGGCGTCGGCCGGACGTGCCGGACGTACACGATGGTCGGTCGGCGCAGCGCGAGCCAGCTCTCCGGGAGCACGGCGCTGTTGCTGCTCGTCGTCGACGTCCTCGTCGCCGGGGTGTTCGCCGCCCTGGTGGCCGGGTCGTGGGACCTCGAGCGACCGGTGGGCCTGCTCGGGCTCCTCGGCGGGGCCGCCTACGTCCTGGTCGTCGCCGCGCTCAATGCGTCGCACCTTCGCCCGCGACCACCCGGACTTCACCGGCGTGCCGACCTCCGAGCCGTCACCGTGAGCCGCCGCGGCGAGCCCGCGTGCGGTCCGGGCCCGCGGTCGACGCCGCTGCGCGGTCGTGAGCCCGGACCGCGCCCACCGCCCCGGACCTTCCGCTCCGGTGCTCCGGCGCCTACCGTGGACATGTCCGGTTCGTCCGTCCCGGCCGGTGACCCGGCCCCGCAGGGAGGGAGCTCGCGATGACGCGACGCCCGATCGGAGTTCTCACCGCCGCGCTGGTGCTGCTCCTCACCGCCCCGGCCGCTGCCACCCCGTACCCCGACCGGCTCGAGCTGCCCGCCGGGTTCCAGCCGGAGGGGATCGCCATCGGGGCCGGTCCGACCGCCTGGCTCGGCTCCCTCGCCGACGGCGACATCTACGCCGTCGACCTACGCACCGGCGCGGGCGAGGTGGTCAGCGAGGGCCCGGGCACGCCGTCGGTCGGTCTCGCGGTCGACAGCCGCGGGCACCTCTTCGTCGCGGGCGGCCCGGCCGGTGACGCACGTGTCGTCGACACCGCCACCGGCGAGGTCCTGGCCACCTTCGCCCTCACCGGTGAGAGCACGACGTTCGTCAACGACGTCGTCCTCACCCGGGAGGCCGCCTGGTTCACGGACTCCTTCAGGGCGGTGCTCTACCGGGTGCCGCTCGGACCGGCGGGCGCCCTCCCAGACCCGGGCGAGGTCACCGAGCTCCCGCTCACCGGTGACTGGGAGCAGCTGGCCGGCTTCAACGCCAACGGCATCGAGACCACGCCGGACGGCAAGGCGCTGCTCGTGGTGAGCTCCGCCACCGGGGTGCTGCACCGCGTGGACCCGGCCACCGGCGAGACCCGGGCCGTCGACGTCGAGCCGCTGCCCGCGGCCGACGGCCTGCTGCTCCAGGGCCGCACGCTGTACGCCGTGCAGAACGCGGTCGGGGAGATCGCCGTCGTCGAGCTCGACCCGGCCGGCACACGCGGCACCAGCGTCGACACCCTCACCAGCCCCGACCTCGACGTCCCGACCACCGTCGCGGCGTTCGGGTCGGACCTCTACCTGCCCAACGCCCGGTTCGGGACGCCCCCGGCCGGGGCGGTGTACTGGGTCACCGCCGTCGACCGGTGAGGGCGGCGTCCCGCCGCGCCGCCTCCGCTCTTGGTCGCCTC is a window from the Georgenia muralis genome containing:
- a CDS encoding MBL fold metallo-hydrolase codes for the protein MDATTVRQVSERATRVLAPNPGPMTLDGTNTYVLREGTDVVVVDPGPDDAGHLERVLEVATADGGRVALVVLTHHHRDHTAGADALAERTGAPVRGAGRGEPFADGERLAAGALSLTVLTTPGHTADSVCLLLPADGLLLTGDTVLGRGSTVLAWPDGDVTAYLATLDRLLALARREVSSIAPGHGPHVDEPAAALENIRTHRNARLAEVRAAVAAGARTPEDVVRRVYGDVDPALESAAGQSARTQLAHLGIVPRT
- a CDS encoding molybdopterin-dependent oxidoreductase produces the protein MTGRGAAALLGIAVTGVTIALAEVLAALAGTGPGPVEAVAEAFIDLTPGWLKDLAIAWFGTSDKVALGAGIAVVVTALATVAGTEERRRRLAGGALVAVLGAVAALATVSRPDGGAPAVWPVLAATVVGVLALPALTPRDAALTPRDAGLAQRGAPGRDGTAHDGSTPASPVGPAAGQPVTRPDPARRTLLIGAGLLAGVAVAAAAVARSTARPAPPAVALPEPDVPAPPVPAGAELAVAGLTPLVTPNDDFYRIDTAFIVPRVDATTWQLRVHGMVEEEVVLTYEDLLAESLTEAWVTLCCVSNEVGGPLIGNAAWVGVPVREVLARARPTAGADMVLSRSVDGFSASTPLEVLTDGRDALLAVAMNGEPLPPEHGYPVRLVVPGLYGYVSATKWVSELEVTRFADQTAYWTDRGWSERGPVKISSRIDVPRSGASLATGEIAVAGVAWAQHTGIARVEVRVDGGAWEDAELAGELDVDTWRQWVYRWRAGAGEHLLEVRATDQDGEVQTGQTRPVLPDGATGWHGVRVRVD
- the idi gene encoding isopentenyl-diphosphate Delta-isomerase, with amino-acid sequence MPEASGDGELVVLLDDEGRPVGAADKATVHTTDTPLHLAFSCHVVDRAGRVLVTRRALTKRTWPGVWTNSFCGHPGPGEDIVDAVHRRGRDELGLEVADVRPVLPDFRYRAVDASGVVENEVCPVFTATAAGVPRPAPGEVAEYRWVARADLALAVSSAPWAFSPWLVLQYADPRMHDAERAPSG
- a CDS encoding SMP-30/gluconolactonase/LRE family protein, with the protein product MTRRPIGVLTAALVLLLTAPAAATPYPDRLELPAGFQPEGIAIGAGPTAWLGSLADGDIYAVDLRTGAGEVVSEGPGTPSVGLAVDSRGHLFVAGGPAGDARVVDTATGEVLATFALTGESTTFVNDVVLTREAAWFTDSFRAVLYRVPLGPAGALPDPGEVTELPLTGDWEQLAGFNANGIETTPDGKALLVVSSATGVLHRVDPATGETRAVDVEPLPAADGLLLQGRTLYAVQNAVGEIAVVELDPAGTRGTSVDTLTSPDLDVPTTVAAFGSDLYLPNARFGTPPAGAVYWVTAVDR